One Catalinimonas alkaloidigena DNA window includes the following coding sequences:
- a CDS encoding DUF3536 domain-containing protein, translated as MGKNKYVCIHGHFYQPPRENPWLNEVEMQESAYPFHDWNARITAECYARNSAARILDEEGRILDIINNYAHISFNFGPTLLEWMEKKAPDVYAAIQDADRESQKRFSGHGSALAQVYNHMIMPLANERDKQTQVIWGIQDFERRFHRKPEGIWLAETAVDTPTLEVLAEHGIKFTILSPYQAEQVRPLKGGAWTEVTGARVDPRQPYLCKLPSGRTISLFFYDGPVSQGIAFEGLLNNGERFAQRLMGNYSPNDQSELMHIATDGESYGHHHRFGEMALSFCLDYIQRNQEATLTIYGEYLEKFPPQWEARIVENSSWSCAHGVERWRSNCGCHTGGPLGGKQSWRGPLREAFDWLRDQLIPIYERQMDALVHDPWAARNDYISVILDRSADNVEAFIQRHARHRLSDAEKSRLMKLMEMQFHALLMYTSCGWFFDEVTGIEAMQDVCYAARAIQIAEELAGVELEPEFVRLLAQAPSNSDEFATAAEAYEQEIRPSVVDLKRVGAHYAISSLFSDYPEEAHVYSYQARSLKYERFEAGKQKLAIGKAELLSETTLGRDTLSFAVLHLGDHHLFGGVREFLDEDAYHVMRDAMEDAFQRSNVHEIIMLMDQHFGMHSYSFWHLFRDDQKKIIDQVLSYTYTSVEGMFQQIYDNNFPIMQVLRNFSMPMPSHLKIPVEFVLNTRIRRQLEARHIDLDELKRIFAEVKRLQVDLDLVTLHYATVERVNQLMEDLTTSPFKVALMQTASQLLDLVGKTSAQLDLWRAQNLCFMVWREHRHDMQQKAEQGERPAQKWLQHFEQLTKSLNMKVDHYVPVKV; from the coding sequence ATGGGTAAAAATAAATACGTCTGTATTCACGGCCACTTCTACCAACCGCCCCGCGAAAACCCGTGGCTCAATGAGGTAGAGATGCAGGAGTCGGCTTACCCCTTTCATGACTGGAACGCCCGCATCACCGCCGAGTGCTACGCGCGCAACTCGGCCGCCCGCATTCTGGACGAGGAAGGCCGCATTCTGGACATCATCAACAACTACGCCCACATCTCGTTCAACTTCGGCCCTACGTTGCTGGAGTGGATGGAGAAAAAGGCGCCCGATGTGTACGCGGCCATTCAGGACGCCGATCGCGAGAGCCAGAAGCGCTTCTCGGGTCACGGCTCTGCGTTGGCGCAGGTCTACAACCACATGATCATGCCGCTGGCCAACGAACGCGACAAACAGACGCAGGTGATCTGGGGCATTCAGGATTTCGAGCGCCGGTTCCACCGGAAACCCGAAGGCATCTGGCTGGCCGAAACGGCCGTCGATACGCCGACGCTGGAAGTGCTGGCCGAGCACGGCATCAAGTTCACGATTTTGTCGCCCTATCAGGCAGAACAGGTACGCCCCCTGAAAGGCGGTGCCTGGACGGAAGTGACCGGCGCACGTGTCGATCCGCGCCAACCTTACCTGTGCAAACTCCCCTCCGGACGCACGATCAGCCTGTTCTTTTACGACGGGCCCGTGTCGCAGGGCATTGCCTTCGAAGGCCTTCTGAACAACGGCGAGCGGTTTGCCCAACGGCTGATGGGCAATTATTCGCCCAACGATCAGTCGGAGTTGATGCACATCGCGACCGACGGCGAAAGCTACGGCCACCACCACCGGTTCGGCGAAATGGCCCTGTCGTTCTGTCTGGACTACATTCAACGCAATCAGGAAGCCACCCTAACCATTTACGGCGAATACCTGGAGAAATTCCCGCCGCAGTGGGAGGCCAGGATTGTCGAAAACAGTTCGTGGAGTTGCGCACACGGCGTGGAGCGCTGGCGCAGCAACTGCGGTTGCCACACGGGCGGCCCCCTGGGCGGCAAGCAGTCCTGGCGCGGCCCGCTGCGCGAAGCGTTTGACTGGCTGCGCGACCAACTGATTCCGATTTACGAACGCCAGATGGATGCGCTGGTGCACGACCCGTGGGCAGCCCGCAACGACTACATCTCGGTGATTCTGGACCGCTCGGCCGACAACGTGGAGGCCTTTATCCAACGGCACGCCCGGCACCGCCTGTCCGATGCAGAAAAGAGCCGCCTCATGAAGTTGATGGAAATGCAGTTTCATGCCCTGTTGATGTACACCAGTTGCGGCTGGTTTTTCGACGAAGTGACGGGCATCGAGGCCATGCAGGACGTTTGCTACGCGGCGCGGGCCATTCAGATCGCCGAAGAACTGGCAGGGGTCGAGCTGGAACCGGAATTTGTCCGCCTCCTGGCGCAGGCCCCCAGCAACTCCGACGAATTTGCCACGGCCGCCGAAGCATACGAACAGGAAATTCGTCCGTCGGTTGTGGACCTGAAGCGCGTCGGCGCACATTACGCCATTTCGTCCCTTTTCAGCGATTACCCCGAGGAAGCGCATGTCTACAGCTACCAGGCGCGCTCCCTCAAATACGAGCGCTTCGAAGCCGGAAAACAAAAGCTGGCGATCGGCAAGGCCGAACTGCTGTCGGAAACGACCCTCGGGCGCGACACGCTTTCGTTTGCGGTCCTGCACCTGGGCGACCATCACCTGTTCGGAGGGGTACGCGAGTTTCTGGACGAAGACGCGTACCACGTGATGCGTGATGCCATGGAAGATGCCTTTCAGCGCAGCAACGTTCACGAGATCATCATGCTGATGGACCAGCATTTCGGCATGCACAGCTACTCGTTCTGGCACCTGTTCCGCGACGATCAGAAGAAAATCATCGATCAGGTGCTGTCCTACACCTACACCAGCGTGGAAGGCATGTTCCAGCAGATCTACGACAACAACTTCCCGATTATGCAGGTCTTGCGCAACTTCAGCATGCCGATGCCCAGTCACCTGAAAATTCCAGTGGAGTTTGTATTGAACACGCGGATTCGCAGGCAATTGGAAGCCAGGCACATTGATCTGGATGAACTGAAGCGCATCTTTGCGGAAGTAAAGCGCCTGCAGGTCGACCTCGATCTGGTTACGCTGCACTACGCAACGGTCGAGCGGGTCAACCAGCTGATGGAAGACCTCACCACGAGTCCGTTCAAGGTGGCGCTGATGCAAACGGCCAGCCAATTGCTAGACCTGGTGGGCAAAACCTCGGCGCAGCTGGATTTGTGGCGGGCGCAGAACCTCTGCTTTATGGTGTGGCGCGAACACCGCCACGACATGCAACAGAAAGCCGAACAAGGGGAACGCCCCGCGCAAAAGTGGCTGCAGCACTTCGAGCAGCTCACCAAGAGCCTCAACATGAAAGTGGATCATTACGTACCGGTCAAGGTCTGA
- a CDS encoding AAA family ATPase, with protein sequence MASSHPLNQIFFGPPGTGKTYHTIDRAVAVVEGLSEQSFREQYPPEARERLRRQFERYKETGQIAFVTFHQSFGYEDFVEGLRPRRSEQGGLTYEVEDGIFKQLCTEATYALYVAQHRPARTITTRERRTNRDFNALYFDFMVDLKQRMQSHVTPPIFTTRSGSEVMLTGITGNNNLSVRHTRGNRTYVVSKGRLRRLYERFAHPDEIQNITTDILETIGGCNTSVYWAVFRALKEFEQPFDSYVLEKEALYEEELLSDPDYDTKRRTIADFDYASLTELDRRWADRYVLIIDEINRGNVAGIFGELITLIEPDKRGGNAEALSVELPYSKDRFTVPPNLYLIGTMNTADRSIEALDTALRRRFHFVEMPPQPALLAAERLLAERARQGLALAPLQDFLQNKTTPPQVAEPLARYGPKKTTLTTPQVDLKALLFTLNRRIERLLDRNHCLGHAYFMELAFAPDPWEALRQLFRDRLLPLLQEYFFATPNQLELVLGRHFSEGDASSESTDDFFAESRFTAPYAWDEQPPFRLKSPDAMSREAFQEAVISIYRR encoded by the coding sequence ATGGCCTCTTCTCATCCGCTCAACCAGATTTTTTTCGGGCCGCCCGGCACCGGCAAAACCTACCACACCATCGACCGTGCGGTAGCCGTGGTAGAAGGGCTCTCGGAACAAAGTTTTCGGGAACAGTACCCGCCTGAGGCGCGGGAACGGCTGCGGCGGCAGTTCGAGCGCTACAAAGAAACCGGTCAGATCGCGTTCGTCACGTTCCACCAATCGTTTGGGTACGAAGATTTTGTAGAAGGCCTGCGGCCCCGTCGCAGCGAACAGGGCGGTCTTACGTACGAAGTCGAAGACGGCATTTTCAAACAGCTCTGCACCGAGGCCACTTACGCGCTGTACGTGGCGCAGCACCGCCCCGCCCGGACCATTACGACGCGCGAGCGACGCACCAACCGCGACTTCAACGCGCTCTACTTCGACTTTATGGTGGACCTGAAACAGCGGATGCAAAGTCACGTGACCCCACCGATTTTCACGACGCGTTCGGGTTCGGAAGTGATGCTGACCGGCATCACCGGCAACAACAACCTGTCGGTGCGCCACACCCGAGGCAACCGGACCTACGTGGTGTCCAAAGGGCGCTTGCGCCGCCTTTACGAGCGTTTTGCGCACCCAGACGAAATTCAGAACATCACGACCGATATTTTGGAGACCATCGGCGGTTGCAACACGTCGGTCTACTGGGCGGTGTTTCGTGCACTGAAAGAGTTCGAGCAACCGTTCGATTCGTACGTGTTGGAGAAAGAAGCGCTTTACGAAGAAGAATTGCTGAGTGATCCGGACTACGACACCAAGCGCCGCACCATTGCCGATTTTGACTACGCTTCCCTGACCGAACTCGACCGGCGGTGGGCCGACCGCTACGTGCTGATCATCGACGAGATCAACCGGGGCAACGTAGCGGGTATTTTTGGTGAACTGATTACCCTGATCGAGCCGGACAAACGCGGTGGCAACGCCGAAGCCCTGAGCGTCGAGCTGCCCTATTCCAAAGACCGCTTTACCGTGCCGCCCAACCTCTACCTGATCGGTACCATGAATACAGCCGACCGCAGCATCGAAGCCTTGGATACGGCGCTGCGACGGCGGTTCCACTTTGTCGAAATGCCGCCGCAGCCCGCTCTACTTGCTGCCGAACGGCTTCTGGCTGAACGGGCACGGCAGGGCCTTGCACTAGCTCCTTTGCAGGACTTTCTCCAGAACAAGACCACCCCGCCGCAAGTCGCCGAACCCTTAGCGCGGTATGGCCCGAAGAAAACCACGTTGACAACGCCCCAAGTCGACCTGAAAGCATTGCTTTTCACCCTAAACCGGCGCATCGAGCGCCTACTGGACCGGAACCATTGTCTGGGCCATGCTTATTTTATGGAACTGGCGTTTGCGCCCGATCCGTGGGAAGCCTTACGCCAGCTTTTCCGCGACCGCCTGTTGCCACTGTTGCAGGAGTATTTTTTCGCAACGCCCAACCAACTGGAGCTGGTCCTGGGACGCCACTTTTCGGAAGGCGATGCCTCTTCTGAAAGCACCGACGACTTTTTCGCTGAATCTCGCTTTACTGCTCCGTACGCGTGGGACGAACAGCCTCCCTTTCGCCTGAAATCGCCCGATGCCATGTCGCGCGAAGCATTTCAGGAAGCCGTGATCAGCATCTACCGCCGTTGA
- the treZ gene encoding malto-oligosyltrehalose trehalohydrolase, which yields MYRPVGAFLQADACEFTVWAPLAETVSLELSSPRVQSVPMHPDAWGYWSVTLPNIKEGTRYAFLLDSELRRPDPASRHQPEGVHGDSAVVGPGFAWNDQHWQAPPQKDWILYELHVGTFSPEGTFAGVIQKLDHLLELGVNVLEIMPVAQFPGGRNWGYDGVYPFAVQHSYGGARGLKQLVDACHAKGLAVILDVVYNHMGPEGNYLRDFGPYFTDKHHTPWGQGINFDDKHCDPVRSFFLQNARMWLEEFHLDGLRLDAIHAIRDSSAKHLLRELSEMKAELEAQNERQYILIGECDLNDVRYLDPTERNGFGLDAQWIDEFHHALHALTTHERMGYYEDFGDSGQLLAAFQRAFVYNGQYSPHRKRRFGSDASHLPTWRFVNFAQNHDQIGNRMMGDRLATTLSFEALKLTAAVLLLSPYLPMLFMGEEWGEDTPFMYFVSHGDPDLIEAVRTGRKREFAYFQREGHEVPDPQSEKTFQGSKLNWEYANDPQKRLLWQYHRELIRLRREHPALGTGTRDAMQFELDASQHLLEMTRTHGEHRLCAVFNLTQTTRSTLWPHTGHWRLLHNAGDAQWGGSASVPEQLKQTDAFIVPPYGVLVYETTTAATT from the coding sequence ATGTACCGCCCCGTGGGGGCGTTTCTGCAGGCCGATGCCTGTGAATTTACTGTCTGGGCCCCTTTGGCCGAAACCGTTTCTCTCGAACTTTCTTCTCCGCGTGTGCAAAGCGTTCCGATGCACCCCGATGCCTGGGGCTACTGGAGCGTGACGTTGCCTAACATCAAGGAAGGCACGCGGTACGCGTTCCTACTCGACAGCGAACTGCGGCGGCCAGACCCGGCCTCGCGTCACCAGCCGGAGGGCGTACACGGCGACTCCGCGGTGGTGGGTCCCGGCTTTGCCTGGAACGACCAGCACTGGCAGGCGCCTCCGCAAAAAGACTGGATTCTGTACGAACTCCACGTCGGCACGTTTAGCCCGGAAGGCACGTTTGCCGGTGTTATCCAGAAACTGGACCATCTGCTGGAGCTGGGAGTCAATGTCCTCGAAATCATGCCCGTCGCCCAATTTCCGGGCGGGCGAAACTGGGGGTACGACGGCGTCTATCCCTTTGCCGTACAGCATTCGTACGGAGGCGCGCGCGGTCTCAAGCAGCTCGTTGACGCGTGCCACGCCAAAGGCTTGGCCGTTATTCTCGACGTGGTTTATAACCACATGGGGCCCGAAGGCAACTACCTGCGCGACTTTGGACCGTATTTCACCGACAAGCACCACACCCCGTGGGGGCAGGGCATTAACTTCGACGACAAACACTGCGACCCCGTGCGCAGCTTCTTCCTGCAAAACGCCCGCATGTGGCTGGAAGAGTTTCATCTGGACGGGCTGCGCCTTGACGCCATCCACGCCATCCGCGATTCCAGCGCCAAGCACCTACTGCGCGAACTTTCGGAGATGAAGGCCGAACTGGAAGCCCAAAACGAGCGTCAGTACATCCTGATCGGGGAGTGTGATCTGAACGACGTGCGCTACCTGGACCCGACCGAGCGCAACGGCTTTGGGCTCGACGCCCAGTGGATCGACGAATTTCACCACGCCCTGCACGCACTGACGACCCATGAGCGCATGGGGTACTACGAAGACTTTGGAGATTCCGGGCAATTGCTGGCGGCTTTCCAGCGCGCATTTGTGTACAACGGGCAATACTCGCCCCATCGCAAGCGCCGCTTTGGCAGCGATGCCAGCCACCTACCCACGTGGCGGTTTGTCAACTTCGCGCAGAATCACGACCAGATCGGCAACCGCATGATGGGCGACCGGCTAGCGACGACCCTGTCGTTCGAAGCCCTCAAGCTCACCGCCGCGGTGCTATTGCTCTCCCCTTACCTGCCGATGCTGTTCATGGGCGAAGAATGGGGCGAAGACACGCCCTTCATGTATTTCGTCAGCCACGGCGACCCGGACCTCATCGAAGCGGTGCGCACCGGACGGAAGCGAGAATTTGCGTATTTTCAGCGCGAGGGACACGAGGTGCCCGATCCGCAGTCGGAAAAGACGTTCCAGGGTTCGAAGCTGAACTGGGAATACGCCAACGATCCTCAAAAACGCTTGTTGTGGCAGTATCACCGGGAGTTGATCCGCCTGCGGCGAGAGCATCCGGCTCTGGGAACCGGCACGCGCGACGCGATGCAGTTTGAACTCGACGCCTCCCAGCATCTGCTGGAAATGACGCGGACGCACGGCGAACATCGGCTGTGTGCGGTGTTCAACCTGACTCAAACCACACGTTCCACCCTGTGGCCTCACACTGGCCACTGGCGGCTTCTGCACAACGCGGGCGATGCGCAATGGGGCGGCAGTGCCTCGGTGCCGGAGCAGTTGAAACAGACCGATGCGTTCATTGTGCCTCCCTATGGCGTGCTGGTTTACGAAACCACAACCGCAGCAACGACCTAA
- a CDS encoding ferritin-like domain-containing protein, whose protein sequence is MANHNEAAIRTLNGLIKINEDGKAGYKNAAEHIDDQELKTILLRLSQQRSLFEEELKDDIRQLGGEYDIKASGTLLGDAHRAWFDIKSKFVKNDTDAILDECKRGDRSALEAYSKALDNKLPDVVRERLANQVKLVEGTLRQLDEFKHSVH, encoded by the coding sequence ATGGCTAATCATAATGAAGCTGCCATTCGCACGTTGAATGGCCTTATAAAGATAAATGAAGACGGAAAAGCGGGGTACAAAAATGCCGCTGAACACATTGACGATCAGGAACTGAAAACGATCTTGCTTCGTCTGTCACAGCAGCGTTCCCTGTTTGAAGAAGAGTTGAAAGACGACATCCGGCAGTTGGGTGGCGAATATGACATCAAAGCCTCCGGTACATTGCTGGGCGATGCCCACCGGGCCTGGTTCGACATCAAGTCGAAATTTGTCAAAAACGACACAGATGCCATTTTGGATGAGTGCAAACGCGGTGACCGCTCCGCTTTGGAAGCGTACAGCAAAGCCCTCGACAACAAATTGCCGGACGTAGTCCGCGAGCGCCTAGCCAATCAGGTAAAACTGGTGGAAGGCACGTTGCGCCAACTGGACGAATTTAAGCACAGCGTCCACTAG
- a CDS encoding McrC family protein: MQRLTVFEHDTLSVGPTVTAKHVQALLRYAERSGHRFLTPVYQGVRLNSWVGSVQVGDLQLEILPKTGRQGHAELWRKALPDLLRACRLLPVKQAEALQAPTPGTLPEQYAQHYLSILEQLWAQGLRRHYQAEEGNLPFWRGKVVMRQQLRQNYLHQERCYTRHTRYAIDHPVHQLLYQALEALASWPLAASLQVQRRRLRQEWPITTPLPDATARAEQLIKTAWNDTYRQALVLARLILTHTRVDGQGGPDHVHALLFDMNRLFEEYVYRQLKAHETEALRITRQCSRLFWETRSIRPDILIEAGDQRWVLDTKWKTSRRGQPDDDDLKQMYVYTHYYGADCAVLLYPQTNEASDFHGSYHRTPRLSASDRPHACRVQFAALLRHGSLNPHLGRELLQGMLADSPIARLV, encoded by the coding sequence ATGCAACGCCTCACCGTTTTTGAGCACGATACCTTGTCGGTCGGCCCGACGGTGACGGCCAAACACGTGCAGGCGTTACTCCGGTATGCCGAACGCTCGGGCCATCGTTTTCTGACGCCAGTCTACCAGGGGGTACGCCTGAATTCGTGGGTAGGCTCGGTGCAGGTCGGCGACCTCCAACTGGAAATTCTGCCTAAAACCGGCCGCCAGGGTCACGCTGAACTGTGGCGCAAAGCCCTGCCCGACTTGCTGCGGGCCTGTCGTCTGCTACCCGTTAAACAGGCCGAGGCTTTGCAGGCACCGACGCCGGGGACGTTGCCGGAGCAATACGCTCAGCATTACCTTTCGATACTGGAACAGTTGTGGGCGCAAGGGTTACGCCGGCATTATCAGGCCGAAGAAGGAAACTTACCCTTCTGGCGGGGCAAGGTGGTGATGCGACAGCAACTTCGGCAAAACTACCTGCACCAGGAACGGTGCTACACACGCCACACCCGTTACGCCATCGATCATCCGGTCCACCAGTTGCTGTATCAGGCCCTGGAAGCGCTGGCGAGCTGGCCACTGGCCGCCTCGCTACAGGTACAACGGCGACGGCTGCGTCAAGAGTGGCCGATCACCACTCCCCTGCCTGATGCAACGGCGCGGGCAGAACAGTTGATCAAAACCGCCTGGAACGATACATACCGGCAGGCCTTGGTGCTGGCACGCCTGATTCTGACGCACACCCGCGTCGATGGCCAGGGTGGACCCGACCACGTGCATGCGCTGCTCTTCGACATGAATCGCCTGTTTGAGGAGTACGTCTACCGGCAATTGAAGGCCCACGAAACCGAAGCTTTGCGCATCACGCGGCAATGCAGCCGCCTTTTCTGGGAAACCCGTTCGATCCGTCCCGATATTCTAATCGAAGCGGGCGACCAGCGGTGGGTGCTCGATACCAAATGGAAAACGTCCCGTCGGGGCCAGCCCGACGACGACGACCTGAAACAGATGTATGTGTACACGCACTACTACGGAGCCGACTGCGCGGTGCTGCTGTATCCACAAACCAACGAAGCGTCTGATTTTCACGGTAGTTACCACCGCACCCCACGCCTGTCGGCCTCTGACCGGCCACACGCCTGTCGTGTGCAGTTTGCGGCATTGTTGCGCCACGGCTCGTTGAATCCGCACCTGGGCCGCGAGCTTTTGCAGGGTATGCTGGCCGATTCTCCGATTGCCCGGCTCGTTTAG
- a CDS encoding N-acetylglucosamine kinase, producing the protein MILIADSGATKTDWRLLHQDGTVEQAKTIGFNPYFISADEMVRHMREHLMPHLSGPPQTVFYYGSGCAAPEKNAQVKGAIATLMPDAEIHVQNDVVAAARALCGHEPGIACILGTGANSCYYDGKDVGAQLPNLGFWLGDEGSGGYLGKRLLTDFMQLELPADLHEKFLKRFPGTNRDALLQRLYSEPMPSSHAASFAKFLFDNLSHPYVYQLVYDAFGLFFQKYVEKYDRAKEVPVHFVGSIAFYYANVLRQVANDRGLTLRNILETPIAGLTLYHQGEI; encoded by the coding sequence ATGATTCTGATTGCCGATAGCGGTGCGACCAAAACCGACTGGCGACTTCTGCACCAAGATGGTACGGTCGAACAGGCCAAAACCATCGGATTTAATCCTTATTTCATTTCGGCCGACGAAATGGTGCGCCACATGCGCGAGCACCTGATGCCGCACCTGTCGGGGCCACCACAAACGGTGTTTTACTACGGTTCCGGCTGTGCCGCTCCGGAGAAAAATGCGCAGGTAAAAGGAGCGATCGCGACCCTGATGCCCGACGCCGAAATTCACGTGCAAAACGACGTGGTGGCGGCCGCACGGGCGCTTTGCGGACACGAACCGGGCATTGCTTGCATTCTGGGGACGGGGGCCAATTCGTGCTACTACGACGGAAAGGACGTTGGGGCCCAACTACCGAACCTGGGCTTTTGGCTGGGCGACGAAGGCAGCGGTGGCTATCTGGGCAAACGCCTGCTCACCGACTTCATGCAGCTCGAACTGCCCGCCGATCTTCACGAAAAGTTTCTCAAACGTTTTCCCGGTACCAACCGCGATGCGCTGTTGCAGCGGCTCTATTCCGAGCCCATGCCGAGTAGCCACGCCGCGTCGTTCGCCAAGTTCCTGTTCGATAACCTCAGCCATCCGTACGTGTACCAACTGGTCTACGATGCGTTCGGCCTCTTTTTTCAGAAGTACGTGGAGAAATACGACCGGGCCAAAGAGGTGCCGGTCCACTTTGTTGGTTCCATTGCGTTCTACTACGCCAATGTGCTACGGCAGGTCGCCAACGACCGGGGCCTGACCCTCCGCAACATCCTCGAAACTCCCATCGCCGGGCTAACCCTCTATCACCAGGGCGAGATCTGA
- the moeB gene encoding molybdopterin-synthase adenylyltransferase MoeB: MEDSLTLSSEELIRYGRQLRLPGFGVEGQQRLHDARVLIVGMGGLGSPVALYLAAAGVGTLGLVDFDRIDVSNLQRQVLYSEQEVGQPKALRAAQRLKALNPHVNCRVHALQLSPENALDVLQDYDLVVDGTDNFETRYLLNDACRLAGKPWIFGSIYRFEGQMSVFNLTLHDGQVSPDYRDLFPEPPPPELAPNCAEGGVLGVLPGVIGSMQANEAIKVLCGLGEPLAGQLWTFDALTGQVRTIRYKARKNRPEITKLQDYQTFCASTQPPSPMKEVTVQELQKMKESGEDFQLIDVREPYEREIADIGGEPMPMGQIDQHVDKIARDKKVVVHCRSGGRSGKIIEKLEREHGFDNLYNLKGGTLAWSAEIDPSVPRY, from the coding sequence ATGGAAGACTCACTTACCCTCTCGTCCGAAGAACTGATTCGTTACGGTCGGCAACTCCGGCTGCCCGGCTTCGGCGTGGAGGGCCAGCAACGCCTGCACGACGCCCGGGTGCTGATCGTGGGGATGGGTGGCTTGGGTAGTCCGGTGGCGCTGTACCTCGCAGCGGCGGGTGTCGGGACACTGGGGCTGGTCGACTTCGATCGCATCGATGTAAGTAACCTCCAGCGGCAGGTTTTGTACAGTGAACAGGAAGTGGGACAACCCAAAGCTTTGCGCGCTGCGCAGCGTCTAAAGGCGTTAAACCCGCACGTCAACTGCCGTGTGCACGCATTACAACTGTCGCCCGAAAATGCGCTGGACGTGCTGCAGGACTATGATCTGGTGGTAGACGGGACGGACAACTTTGAGACGCGCTACCTATTGAACGACGCGTGTCGGCTGGCAGGCAAACCCTGGATTTTCGGATCGATTTATCGTTTCGAAGGACAGATGTCGGTGTTCAACCTGACGCTACACGACGGGCAAGTTTCGCCCGATTACCGCGATCTGTTTCCCGAACCGCCACCGCCCGAACTGGCGCCCAACTGTGCCGAGGGCGGTGTGCTGGGCGTATTGCCGGGCGTGATCGGCAGCATGCAGGCCAACGAGGCCATCAAGGTCCTGTGTGGGCTGGGCGAACCGCTGGCCGGACAGCTTTGGACGTTCGATGCCCTGACCGGCCAGGTACGCACCATTCGCTACAAGGCACGCAAAAACCGTCCGGAAATTACTAAGTTGCAGGACTATCAAACATTTTGTGCATCCACCCAACCTCCCTCTCCTATGAAAGAAGTGACTGTCCAGGAACTCCAGAAGATGAAGGAATCGGGCGAAGATTTTCAACTGATCGACGTCCGGGAACCTTACGAGCGCGAAATCGCCGACATCGGCGGAGAGCCTATGCCCATGGGGCAAATCGACCAGCACGTTGATAAAATTGCCCGCGACAAAAAAGTGGTGGTCCACTGCCGCAGTGGAGGCCGCAGCGGCAAGATCATCGAAAAACTGGAACGCGAACACGGGTTCGACAACCTGTATAATCTGAAAGGCGGCACGCTGGCCTGGTCGGCCGAGATCGACCCCTCGGTGCCCCGTTACTAA